A stretch of the Coprobacillus cateniformis genome encodes the following:
- the thiE gene encoding thiamine phosphate synthase, with the protein MKKDKQAIRKAMQLYLVTDRYWLGKHTLCEDVEKAVQAGVTCVQLREKKLNNHEFIREAGYLKYLCIKYAIPFIINDNVDVMLAVDADGVHVGQSDMKAHNVRQLIGENKILGVSVQSVEQALEAQGAGADYLGVGAVFHTGTKKDAVDVDIQTLKDICNAVQIPVVAIGGIGYQNILELKDSGIAGVAVISAILAQKDIHKATQCLKEICQGLFND; encoded by the coding sequence TTGAAAAAAGATAAGCAGGCAATAAGAAAAGCTATGCAATTGTATTTAGTTACAGATCGTTATTGGTTAGGAAAGCATACACTTTGTGAAGATGTCGAAAAGGCTGTTCAAGCAGGTGTGACATGTGTACAGCTGCGTGAAAAAAAACTTAATAATCATGAGTTTATAAGGGAAGCAGGATATTTAAAATATCTCTGTATAAAGTATGCAATTCCATTTATTATTAATGATAATGTTGATGTCATGTTGGCTGTAGATGCAGATGGAGTACATGTTGGGCAAAGCGATATGAAAGCTCACAATGTGAGACAGTTAATAGGTGAAAATAAAATTCTAGGTGTTTCTGTACAAAGTGTTGAGCAAGCTTTAGAGGCACAAGGAGCTGGTGCAGACTATTTAGGAGTAGGAGCGGTTTTTCATACAGGTACAAAGAAAGATGCTGTAGATGTTGATATTCAGACATTAAAAGATATTTGTAATGCTGTTCAAATACCAGTAGTAGCTATTGGAGGTATTGGTTATCAAAATATATTGGAATTAAAAGATAGTGGTATTGCTGGTGTTGCAGTTATCAGTGCAATTCTAGCGCAAAAAGATATTCATAAAGCTACACAATGTCTTAAAGAAATATGTCAGGGGCTTTTTAATGATTAA
- the thiD gene encoding bifunctional hydroxymethylpyrimidine kinase/phosphomethylpyrimidine kinase, with protein sequence MNTVLTIAGTDPTGGAGVQADLKTFMAHNVYGMSIITALVAQNTLGVKDIMNVTPDFLEEQFDCVFNDIFPDALKIGMVSETELIHTIVKKLKQYHARHIVVDPVMVSTSGSRLIEDSALDALKYELIPLSEIITPNIPEAEVLTGKKIKSKEDMIRAAQDIRQWYQGDILIKGGHFEDRADDLLYHNNEKIWLECEHIDNPNTHGTGCTLSSAIASHLASGYDMITSVRKAKDYISGALKANLDLGHGSGPLNHCWNLKQKR encoded by the coding sequence ATGAATACTGTTTTGACTATTGCTGGGACTGATCCTACAGGGGGAGCAGGTGTTCAGGCGGACTTGAAGACATTTATGGCACATAACGTGTATGGGATGAGTATTATAACCGCTCTTGTTGCTCAAAATACACTAGGTGTTAAAGATATTATGAATGTAACTCCAGATTTTCTGGAGGAACAATTTGACTGCGTTTTTAACGATATTTTTCCAGATGCATTGAAAATAGGAATGGTGTCAGAAACAGAATTAATACATACAATTGTTAAGAAATTAAAACAATATCATGCGAGACATATTGTTGTTGACCCTGTTATGGTTTCCACTAGTGGATCCCGATTAATTGAAGATAGTGCTCTTGATGCATTAAAATATGAACTGATACCTTTGTCTGAAATTATTACACCTAATATACCAGAAGCAGAAGTTCTTACTGGGAAGAAGATAAAAAGTAAAGAAGATATGATTCGTGCTGCACAAGATATTCGTCAATGGTATCAAGGAGATATTTTGATTAAAGGTGGCCATTTTGAAGATCGAGCTGATGACTTGTTATATCATAATAATGAAAAAATATGGTTAGAATGTGAACATATAGATAATCCAAATACACATGGAACTGGATGTACTTTATCTAGTGCTATTGCAAGTCATTTAGCTTCTGGATATGATATGATTACAAGTGTTCGAAAAGCAAAAGATTATATTAGTGGGGCCTTAAAAGCAAATCTTGATTTAGGGCATGGAAGTGGACCATTAAATCATTGTTGGAATTTGAAGCAAAAGAGATAG
- a CDS encoding ABC transporter substrate-binding protein, with product MNQQKIKWDKKYILIVFIGLCLVITFLIFNNREKSNTLIFEGSPEYIKKSDEQKKQLTIGVTNPPQESKSYLGQDQTSRLTKRLVYEPIVYIKKDLSIEFMLADKIIFSKDGLEAKVELNKKAKFSNGDVVNAETVKKSYLELNKTTSQYSQKDICKTIKGMEDYQLGKNNDISGIIIDNEYELTFQFNSCSILNIQGLSIPIFKTVENSKWAIGTGEYAFEKYSHNKSIELKKNLYKHTSKYAFEKIIIKGTSTIERKNEVDKFNLDICEVSLTSHINDIKEAKYHNVYEVNEAFHLNYLEFNLNDKVGENKDIRKTIYYSINKSDLQQGFDKNERMNNCQLSSLNNEKSLETYDLDIAKKAYRNVKNIKEIEYYTLGDTVSALRYDMMNKNLKEVGLNLKKTSQYDATLRYTTHQLTSPILDFEESIMNSSLKESYQTFIQSSYQNNCQNILKDFEDYCHNEYVTVPISTVAYGLAISSDVDQDNVRDLMINS from the coding sequence ATGAATCAACAAAAAATAAAGTGGGATAAAAAATATATTCTTATTGTTTTCATTGGTTTATGTCTAGTTATAACGTTTCTTATCTTTAATAATAGAGAGAAATCGAATACACTTATATTTGAAGGTTCTCCTGAATATATAAAGAAGAGCGATGAACAAAAGAAACAATTAACAATAGGAGTCACAAATCCCCCTCAAGAATCAAAAAGTTATCTTGGTCAAGATCAAACCTCTCGACTTACAAAACGTCTTGTTTATGAACCTATAGTTTATATAAAAAAAGATTTATCAATAGAGTTTATGTTAGCAGATAAAATTATCTTTTCAAAGGATGGGTTAGAAGCAAAGGTTGAATTAAATAAAAAAGCAAAGTTTTCTAATGGTGATGTTGTTAATGCTGAAACAGTTAAAAAATCTTATTTAGAATTGAATAAAACAACGAGTCAATATTCTCAAAAGGATATATGTAAAACTATAAAAGGAATGGAAGATTATCAATTAGGAAAAAATAATGATATTTCAGGCATCATTATAGATAATGAGTATGAACTTACTTTTCAATTTAACAGTTGTTCAATTCTTAATATCCAGGGATTATCTATTCCAATATTTAAAACAGTTGAAAATAGTAAGTGGGCTATAGGAACTGGAGAATATGCTTTTGAAAAATATTCTCATAATAAATCTATAGAGCTAAAAAAGAATTTATATAAACATACTTCAAAATATGCTTTTGAAAAAATAATTATTAAAGGAACTTCTACTATAGAAAGAAAAAATGAAGTAGATAAATTTAATTTAGATATATGTGAAGTCTCTTTAACCAGTCACATAAATGATATAAAAGAAGCAAAATATCATAATGTTTATGAAGTTAATGAAGCATTTCATCTCAATTATCTAGAATTCAATCTAAATGATAAAGTAGGAGAGAATAAAGATATAAGAAAAACAATTTATTATTCAATTAATAAATCTGATTTGCAACAAGGATTTGATAAGAATGAAAGAATGAATAATTGTCAATTGTCTTCACTAAATAATGAGAAATCTCTGGAAACTTATGATTTAGATATTGCAAAAAAAGCATACCGTAATGTCAAAAATATAAAAGAAATTGAGTATTATACCTTAGGAGATACAGTATCAGCTTTAAGATATGATATGATGAATAAAAATCTTAAAGAAGTTGGATTAAATCTTAAAAAGACTTCTCAATATGATGCTACACTTCGATATACTACTCATCAATTGACTTCACCTATTTTAGATTTTGAAGAGAGTATTATGAATTCCTCATTAAAAGAAAGTTATCAGACATTTATACAAAGTTCATATCAGAACAATTGTCAAAATATACTTAAAGACTTCGAAGACTATTGTCATAATGAATATGTTACAGTTCCTATTTCTACAGTTGCATATGGATTAGCTATTTCAAGTGATGTAGACCAAGATAATGTTAGAGATTTAATGATAAACAGTTAA
- a CDS encoding lactonase family protein, which produces MKTFYVASYGKNNDKGIYIMRLNEETLEMQRVQQIVTQDYPSYMITKDHVLYVAYKNASSLNDGGGLGSFSIYKDELILNNNYNSSGRSYTHLCVDDTLRYIFAANYHIGATASYQLDNKTITQKISAVRHKGLGPDLLKRQTGPHAHYVGITPDKQFVYSVDLGADKVVMYRFHQGVLLEDADYTLNVIPGSGPRHMIFSYDGRFAYLVNEIANNIMVFKYSEGRFSLIQAIHCIPRHFKGFSSASAIRMTSTGEHLFVSNRGHDSIAMYRVNKESGKISLLYMVHTGKGPRDFHIINDQFLIVGCQGDNQLQVLTFDEDNEKLLMSDSTIDLPAPVCIAFE; this is translated from the coding sequence ATGAAAACATTCTATGTTGCCAGTTATGGAAAAAATAATGATAAGGGAATTTATATCATGAGACTTAATGAAGAGACACTTGAGATGCAACGTGTTCAGCAGATAGTCACGCAGGATTACCCTTCGTATATGATAACTAAAGATCATGTTCTATATGTTGCATATAAAAATGCCAGTTCATTGAATGATGGTGGAGGATTAGGGAGTTTCTCAATTTATAAAGATGAATTAATTCTTAATAATAATTATAATTCTAGTGGAAGATCTTATACACATTTATGTGTTGATGATACTCTCCGTTATATTTTTGCAGCAAATTATCATATTGGTGCAACAGCTTCTTATCAATTAGATAACAAAACAATAACTCAGAAAATTTCTGCTGTAAGACATAAAGGACTTGGACCTGATCTTTTAAAAAGGCAAACTGGACCCCATGCTCATTATGTTGGTATTACACCAGATAAACAATTTGTATATTCTGTAGACTTAGGTGCAGATAAAGTTGTTATGTATCGCTTTCATCAAGGGGTATTATTAGAAGATGCTGATTATACTCTCAATGTTATTCCTGGTTCTGGACCACGTCACATGATTTTTTCATATGATGGTCGTTTTGCTTATCTTGTGAATGAAATTGCGAATAATATTATGGTTTTTAAATACTCTGAAGGCCGTTTTAGTCTTATTCAAGCTATTCATTGTATTCCTAGACATTTCAAGGGGTTCTCAAGTGCATCTGCTATTCGTATGACATCAACTGGTGAACATTTATTTGTATCTAATCGCGGTCATGATAGTATTGCGATGTATCGTGTCAATAAAGAATCTGGTAAAATATCATTATTGTATATGGTTCATACTGGTAAAGGTCCTAGAGATTTTCATATTATTAATGATCAGTTCTTAATTGTTGGCTGTCAAGGTGATAATCAATTACAAGTATTAACCTTTGATGAAGATAATGAAAAATTACTTATGAGCGACTCAACAATAGATTTACCTGCACCTGTTTGTATAGCATTTGAATAA
- a CDS encoding Lrp/AsnC family transcriptional regulator: MEDKLLLSLLQKNARMKITDLAAALEETKDNVIDRLTELEKEKVICGYHTIVNWDLTHAEIVTALIQINANPEREYGYDRIASRIYKFDEVDTMYLLSGSFEFVAIVKGKTMQEVAHFVASKLACLDGVTGTSTFFVLKQYKNNGVVLIEDEDGSNDRLVVTP; encoded by the coding sequence ATGGAAGATAAGTTATTACTAAGTTTGTTACAGAAAAATGCAAGGATGAAAATTACTGATCTAGCGGCCGCCTTAGAAGAAACGAAAGATAATGTTATTGATAGATTAACAGAATTAGAAAAAGAAAAAGTCATTTGTGGATATCATACAATTGTTAATTGGGATTTAACTCATGCTGAAATTGTCACTGCCTTGATTCAAATCAATGCAAATCCAGAAAGAGAGTATGGTTATGATAGAATCGCAAGTCGTATTTATAAATTTGATGAAGTCGATACAATGTATCTCTTAAGTGGTAGTTTTGAATTTGTAGCTATAGTCAAAGGGAAAACAATGCAGGAAGTTGCTCACTTTGTAGCAAGTAAATTAGCATGTTTAGATGGTGTGACAGGGACATCAACATTCTTTGTATTAAAACAATATAAAAATAATGGTGTTGTTTTAATTGAAGATGAAGATGGTTCTAATGATAGATTGGTGGTGACTCCATAA
- the thiM gene encoding hydroxyethylthiazole kinase translates to MFEKIIKNVKEQNPLVHCITNSVTMNDCANALLAVHGSPIMADEQQEVEDITSISQALVINIGTLNERTVEAMIKAGKKANELGHPVVLDPVGAGASQFRTETTFRLLKEVKLSVIRGNISEMKTVYSGTGTTKGVDADINDIVSDDNLMQTISFAKELSQKTEAIIVITGPIDIITDSKNTYIIKNGCPEMSQITGTGCMLSAILGAYIAVNQDNLLDAVSCAVAIMGYSGELAKQKIVKENSGTGSLRVYLIDALSMMNSQLLNGGIQIEKR, encoded by the coding sequence ATGTTTGAAAAAATTATAAAAAATGTTAAAGAACAAAATCCTTTGGTTCATTGTATAACAAATAGTGTTACAATGAATGATTGTGCAAATGCTTTATTAGCAGTACATGGAAGTCCTATTATGGCAGATGAGCAACAAGAAGTAGAAGATATCACATCAATCTCTCAAGCTCTTGTCATTAATATTGGAACACTTAACGAGAGAACAGTAGAGGCGATGATTAAAGCGGGAAAAAAGGCAAATGAACTTGGACATCCTGTCGTATTAGATCCAGTTGGAGCAGGTGCAAGTCAATTTCGAACGGAGACTACATTTCGTCTACTCAAAGAAGTGAAATTGAGTGTGATTAGAGGAAATATATCAGAAATGAAGACTGTTTATTCAGGAACGGGAACGACAAAAGGTGTAGATGCAGATATTAATGATATTGTTAGTGATGATAATTTAATGCAGACAATAAGTTTTGCTAAAGAGTTAAGTCAAAAAACAGAGGCAATTATTGTAATCACAGGACCTATTGATATTATAACTGATTCTAAGAATACTTATATCATTAAAAATGGGTGCCCAGAAATGTCTCAAATTACAGGAACTGGTTGTATGTTGAGTGCGATATTAGGTGCATATATAGCAGTTAATCAAGATAATTTATTAGATGCGGTTAGTTGTGCAGTTGCTATCATGGGATATAGTGGTGAACTTGCTAAACAAAAAATTGTTAAGGAAAATAGTGGGACAGGAAGTTTACGAGTTTATCTCATTGATGCTCTAAGTATGATGAATAGTCAATTGTTGAATGGAGGCATACAAATTGAAAAAAGATAA
- a CDS encoding putative bifunctional diguanylate cyclase/phosphodiesterase — MYWNIIPECISIIILLIIWSYSRKGSNLPTLTNQLFQACFLVTFLAISTNILSTCMLTYTQIFPIWMIELVTTIYFIFTPLMGMIYFLYSSTLIYNHTKLSKIMWLGTLPGLIYILIVLSNPFSHILFSLSSEGVYNQGSFIFITYLLFYLYCLFCLIIVIINKKKINYHIYKILSVFPLIAVAVIVIQQIYPNIILSGTAATMALLIIYLHLQNKQLTLDSLTNLPNRSELFQMMEILIEKYGHDPFVLLVISLRDFKKINESYGHAMGNELLVKFSEFLSSIAPLNSVYRFNGDEFAILIQHEQRHLVKQIIDLLDKKTISPWIIQDYSFYVSTVAGVATYPQSATTAEKILNAVEYAVIQAKRDSSKQVHYCDENIMNSINRRERIIEILKDKIAKQSFELYYQPIIDLKTGKYDFAESLVRIPNSSLGPLYPNEFIPIAEETGLIIEITYQILEKACEFINHLSKENIHIKSVHVNFSAYQFNESNLSNKVIEIIESHHIPLSKIKIEFTESTIAKNVEVVTHFANYVAQKGIRMGLDDFGTGYSNIATVIGIPFGTIKLDRSLILAAMDNEKSAGLVKNITRSFQDLGCSVVAEGVETKEQNQFVKDCQIDFVQGFYYAKPMPEKDVIEFLKHNT, encoded by the coding sequence TTGTATTGGAATATTATACCTGAATGTATATCAATTATCATTCTTCTTATTATATGGTCTTACTCTAGAAAAGGAAGCAATTTACCAACGTTAACAAATCAGTTATTTCAGGCCTGTTTTTTAGTCACATTTCTCGCTATATCTACTAATATTCTATCAACTTGTATGTTGACTTATACTCAAATTTTTCCAATTTGGATGATAGAACTTGTGACGACTATTTACTTTATCTTCACCCCTTTAATGGGAATGATTTATTTCTTATATTCATCAACTCTTATTTACAATCATACAAAACTATCAAAAATAATGTGGTTAGGAACCTTGCCTGGACTTATTTATATCCTTATTGTCCTTTCCAATCCTTTTTCACATATATTGTTTAGTTTATCATCTGAAGGTGTTTACAATCAGGGTTCATTTATTTTTATAACTTACTTGTTATTTTACTTATACTGTTTGTTTTGTCTTATCATTGTGATTATCAATAAGAAAAAAATAAATTATCATATTTACAAGATACTTAGTGTCTTTCCACTTATTGCAGTTGCTGTTATTGTTATTCAACAAATTTATCCAAATATTATCCTCTCTGGAACAGCAGCTACTATGGCTTTATTAATTATTTATCTTCATTTGCAAAATAAGCAATTAACCTTAGATTCTTTAACAAATTTACCTAATCGTTCTGAACTATTTCAAATGATGGAAATATTAATTGAAAAATATGGTCATGATCCATTTGTTTTGCTTGTTATTTCTCTTAGAGATTTTAAGAAGATTAATGAATCATATGGACATGCTATGGGAAACGAATTATTAGTTAAATTTTCAGAGTTTTTATCTTCCATTGCACCATTAAATAGTGTTTATCGTTTTAATGGTGATGAATTTGCTATTTTAATTCAACATGAACAACGTCATTTGGTAAAACAAATTATTGATCTACTTGATAAAAAAACAATCTCTCCCTGGATAATTCAAGATTATAGTTTTTATGTTTCCACTGTTGCTGGAGTTGCAACTTATCCTCAAAGTGCTACAACAGCCGAAAAGATATTGAATGCTGTAGAATATGCTGTTATTCAAGCTAAACGTGATTCATCGAAGCAAGTCCATTACTGTGATGAAAATATTATGAACAGTATCAATAGAAGAGAGAGAATTATTGAGATATTAAAGGATAAAATAGCCAAACAGAGTTTTGAACTCTATTATCAACCTATTATTGATTTAAAAACTGGTAAGTATGATTTTGCTGAATCTCTAGTGAGAATTCCAAACTCATCATTGGGTCCATTATATCCTAATGAATTTATTCCAATTGCTGAAGAAACTGGTCTTATTATAGAAATAACTTATCAGATTCTTGAAAAAGCATGTGAATTTATAAATCATTTATCAAAAGAAAATATTCATATAAAATCTGTACATGTTAATTTTTCAGCTTATCAATTTAATGAATCAAACTTATCAAATAAAGTCATTGAGATTATAGAATCACATCATATCCCTTTATCAAAAATAAAAATAGAATTTACTGAAAGCACAATAGCTAAAAATGTAGAAGTTGTTACTCATTTTGCAAATTATGTAGCCCAAAAAGGAATTCGTATGGGTTTAGATGATTTTGGAACAGGCTACTCTAATATTGCAACAGTTATTGGTATTCCATTTGGTACTATCAAACTTGATAGAAGTTTAATATTAGCTGCTATGGATAATGAAAAGTCAGCTGGTCTTGTTAAAAACATAACACGTTCTTTTCAAGATTTAGGTTGTTCTGTTGTTGCAGAGGGTGTCGAAACGAAAGAACAAAATCAGTTTGTAAAAGATTGTCAAATAGATTTTGTACAAGGCTTCTATTATGCCAAGCCTATGCCTGAAAAAGATGTTATTGAATTCCTAAAACATAATACTTAA
- a CDS encoding aminotransferase class I/II-fold pyridoxal phosphate-dependent enzyme: protein MDYENMLSDRVKLIKPSGIRKFFDLASQMEGVISLGVGEPDFTTPWAIREAAIYSIEKGRTFYTANRGLLELRKEICNYYKKRFQVSYHPEKECIVTVGGSEGIDIAIRSIINPGDEMIVLDPGYVAYAPGVELAGGVPVAINLRHEDQFKLTPDLLKAAITPKTKAILLNYPSNPTGGFMTKEDYEKIVPILKETGIIILSDEIYAEISYEEEFCSIASFDEIKDQVIIVSGFSKAHAMTGWRLGYILSNSVLSSAMCKIHQYVIMSAPSPAQYGAIEGLRHCQEEVMKMRDSYRTRRNFLVKTFNDMGLETFKPLGAFYVFPCIQSTGLSSDEFCEKLLEDQKVACVPGTAFGPAGEGFIRVSYAYSIEELKIATEKIKIFVDKIKSR from the coding sequence ATGGATTATGAAAATATGTTGAGTGACCGTGTTAAACTTATTAAGCCTAGTGGAATTAGAAAATTCTTTGATTTGGCCTCACAAATGGAGGGAGTTATTTCTCTTGGAGTTGGGGAACCAGATTTTACAACACCTTGGGCAATTAGAGAAGCAGCAATATATTCTATTGAAAAAGGACGTACTTTTTACACTGCTAATCGTGGTTTATTAGAATTACGTAAAGAAATATGTAATTACTATAAAAAAAGATTTCAGGTATCATATCATCCTGAAAAAGAATGTATTGTCACTGTGGGTGGATCTGAGGGAATAGATATTGCTATTCGTTCAATTATTAATCCAGGTGATGAAATGATTGTTTTAGATCCAGGCTATGTTGCTTATGCCCCAGGTGTTGAATTGGCAGGTGGAGTTCCAGTTGCTATCAATCTTCGTCATGAAGATCAATTTAAATTGACTCCTGATTTATTAAAGGCTGCTATAACTCCAAAGACAAAAGCAATTTTGTTAAACTATCCGTCTAATCCAACTGGTGGATTTATGACAAAAGAGGATTATGAAAAGATAGTTCCTATCCTAAAAGAGACTGGAATTATTATTCTATCTGATGAAATTTATGCAGAAATAAGTTATGAAGAGGAATTTTGTTCAATTGCATCATTTGATGAAATTAAAGATCAAGTAATTATTGTCAGTGGTTTTTCAAAGGCACATGCTATGACAGGGTGGCGTTTAGGTTATATTCTTTCCAATTCGGTTTTGTCTAGTGCTATGTGCAAGATTCATCAATATGTTATTATGTCAGCCCCATCACCAGCACAATATGGTGCCATTGAAGGTTTAAGACACTGTCAGGAAGAAGTTATGAAAATGCGTGATTCATATAGAACAAGAAGAAATTTTCTTGTGAAAACATTTAATGATATGGGATTAGAAACATTTAAGCCATTAGGTGCATTCTATGTTTTCCCATGCATTCAATCAACAGGACTATCTTCAGATGAGTTTTGTGAAAAACTCTTAGAAGATCAAAAGGTAGCATGTGTACCAGGAACAGCATTTGGACCAGCTGGTGAAGGATTCATTCGTGTTTCATATGCTTATAGTATTGAGGAACTAAAAATCGCAACAGAGAAAATAAAAATATTTGTTGATAAAATAAAGAGTCGTTAG
- a CDS encoding HAD family hydrolase, producing MIKGYIFDLDGTLLDSLNVWDNVGNRYLQSIGIQGSDDLDSLMEHMSLQEAALYMKNTFVLTQSVNEVALGITYIIEEAYEKSIPLKIGARKVIEKCFDKNYQIVAFTAGSVELATKALMRLNLFHYFQNIYSCQTCGYNKTEIESYLTLVKSMNLKVKECVVVEDALYAIETAVNAGCYVKAIYDQANQKDWDKICGIAHEHYESFIEMEDRI from the coding sequence ATGATTAAGGGGTACATATTTGATTTGGATGGAACACTTTTAGATTCTCTAAATGTTTGGGATAATGTAGGGAATCGCTATCTACAAAGTATTGGGATTCAAGGGTCAGATGATTTAGATTCTCTTATGGAACATATGTCTTTACAAGAAGCAGCCCTATATATGAAAAATACATTTGTTTTAACACAATCTGTTAATGAAGTTGCTTTAGGAATAACCTATATTATTGAAGAAGCATATGAAAAATCTATTCCATTAAAAATAGGAGCACGAAAAGTTATAGAAAAATGTTTTGATAAGAATTATCAAATTGTTGCATTCACTGCTGGTTCCGTTGAACTTGCAACAAAAGCTCTCATGCGATTGAATCTTTTCCACTATTTCCAGAATATTTATTCGTGTCAAACTTGTGGATATAATAAAACAGAGATCGAAAGTTATTTAACTCTTGTAAAAAGTATGAATTTAAAAGTGAAAGAATGTGTCGTTGTAGAAGATGCATTATATGCAATTGAGACAGCAGTAAATGCAGGTTGTTATGTAAAAGCAATTTATGATCAGGCTAATCAAAAAGATTGGGACAAGATATGTGGAATTGCTCATGAACATTATGAATCATTTATAGAGATGGAGGATAGAATATGA